From the Malus domestica chromosome 17, GDT2T_hap1 genome, one window contains:
- the LOC114822516 gene encoding probable inactive ATP-dependent zinc metalloprotease FTSHI 3, chloroplastic, with product MASCFSVVSNTGFLSIPNKLEFHGEKSKSLGRYRGFCRSSFAFRSVGFRKLRNFQHGLFSNNELRPLMNGNSGVWLEGLNSCCKSRHGLCCYNKMEPFTNANSANKQIHLGKKGDTKLRSLRRRFSLRLRPRLRWLAMRVKRVTIQSVLNGVGTFLRKNMRRVTLVSLVSVILGLCYLFLKLTAVPSPKMVPYSELITTLQNESVTKVLLEEGSRRIYYNTNSHVDGGTQLSEGELPSIEGENVADKVTSNDGSRSSQALNRNVLRKLSPTQASTPDWQYSTRKVDHDEKFLLSLMREKGITYGSAPQSVLMSMRTTLITIISLWIPLMPLMWLLYRQLSAANSPARKRRPDKQLVGFEDVEGVDAAKLELMEIVLCLQGAINYNKLGAKLPRGVLLVGPPGTGKTLLARAVAGEAGVPFFSVSASEFVEMFVGRGAARIRDLFNMARKHSPSIVFIDELDAVGTKRGRSFNDERDQTLNQLLTEMDGFESDSKLIVVAATNRPEVLDSALCRPGRFSRKIVVGEPDEEGRRKILAVHLRGVPLEEDTNLICDLIASLTPGFVGADLANIVNEAALLAARRGGETVAREDVMEAIERAKFGINDKQLRPSTISKELGKMFPWMPSLMGKNTRQDGVQGPLGYQTLS from the exons ATGGCTTCTTGTTTTTCTGTTGTTTCCAATACTGGGTTCTTATCTATTCCCAACAAATTAGAATTTCACGGCGAAAAGTCCAAGTCTTTGGGAAGGTATAGAGGTTTTTGCCGTAGTTCATTTGCTTTTCGTTCCGTGGGATTTCGTAAATTGCGAAACTTTCAACATGGGTTGTTCTCGAACAATGAGCTTAGGCCACTGATGAATGGAAACAGTGGAGTTTGGTTAGAGGGATTGAATAGTTGTTGTAAATCTAGACATGGGTTGTGTTGTTACAATAAAATGGAGCCATTTACGAATGCAAATAGCGCGAATAAGCAGATCCATTTGGGGAAGAAAGGAGACACTAAGTTGAGGTCTTTGAGGAGGAGATTTTCTTTGAGATTGCGCCCGAGGTTGCGGTGGTTAGCTATGAGAGTGAAAAGAGTTACAATTCAGTCAGTGTTGAATGGTGTTGGGACTTTCTTGCGAAAGAACATGAGAAGAGTGACACTTGTTTCTTTGGTTTCTGTGATATTGGGGCTCTGCTATTTGTTTCTGAAGTTAACCGCTGTGCCCTCTCCGAAAATGGTTCCATATTCAGAATTGATAACAACCCTTCAAAATGAGTCTGTTACAAAAGTTCTACTTGAAGAGGGGTCTCGTCGGATATATTATAACACAAATTCTCACGTTGATGGGGGTACTCAATTGTCTGAGGGAGAATTGCCAAGCATTGAAGGTGAGAATGTGGCCGATAAAGTCACAAGTAATGATGGTTCTCGATCTAGTCAAGCACTGAATAGGAATGTTTTGAGAAAATTATCACCGACTCAAGCTTCTACGCCTGACTGGCAGTATTCGACCAGAAAAGTAGATCATGATGAGAAATTTTTACTTAGTTtgatgagagagaaaggaatTACATATGGCTCGGCTCCTCAATCAGTTTTGATGTCAATGAGGACTACTTTGATAACTATAATATCTCTGTGGATTCCTTTGATGCCACTGATGTGGCTTCTTTATCGTCAACTTTCTGCTGCTAATAGCCCAGCTAGAAAGCGGCGACCTGATAAGCAGTTGGTTGGATTTGAAGATGTTGAGGGAGTTGATGCTGCGAAATTGGAGCTTATGGAG ATAGTTTTATGCTTGCAAGGAGCTATTAACTACAACAAACTAGGAGCAAAGTTACCCAGAGGTGTATTGCTGGTTGGTCCTCCAGGAACAGGGAAAACATTACTTGCCCGTGCAGTGGCTGGAGAAGCAGGTGTACCATTTTTCAGTGTTTCTGCCAGTGAATTTGTGGAGATGTTTGTTGGAAGAGGAGCAGCTCGCATTAGAGACCTTTTCAATATGGCAAGGAAACATTCACCTTCAATTGTATTCATTGATGAGCTTGATGCAGTTGGAACGAAGCGTGGCAGAAGTTTTAATGATGAGCGTGACCAAACATTGAATCAG TTGCTGACGGAAATGGATGGATTTGAGTCAGACTCAAAGTTGATTGTTGTTGCAGCAACAAACAGGCCCGAAGTATTGGATTCTGCCCTTTGTAGGCCAGGCCGCTTCTCAAGAAAAATAGTTGTAGGAGAACCAGatgaagaaggaaggagaaagatATTGGCTGTACATTTGAGAGGAGTTCCTTTGGAGGAAGACACTAATCTTATTTGCGATCTCATTGCTTCACTGACACCAGGTTTTGTAGGTGCTGATCTTGCAAACATCGTCAATGAAGCTGCTTTACTTGCTGCTCGTAGGG GTGGTGAAACTGTGGCCAGAGAAGATGTAATGGAAGCAATTGAAAGGGCAAAATTTGGAATTAATGATAAGCAACTTAGGCCGAGTACAATAAGCAAGGAGCTTGGGAAAATGTTCCCGTGGATGCCTTCTCTGATGGGAAAGAACACAAGGCAAGACGGAGTGCAAGGGCCTCTAGGATATCAAACTCTGAGCTGA